A genomic stretch from Sphingomonas faeni includes:
- a CDS encoding phage tail protein — protein sequence MATLVLTAVGSAVGGPIGGAIGALIGRSVDGAVFGPQRREGPRLVELAVQTSSYGAQIPKLFGTMRVAGTVIWATDLIETRASSRSVKGQPSTSTYSYAASFAVLLSARAIRGVGRIWAEGKLLRGAAGDFKTATGFRLHLGGEDQAVDPLIASAEGASPAYRGCAYAVFEMLQLADFGNRIPSLTFEVIADEGLVLVSTIAKALAGEVSGTAALAVGGFAASGGSVRALLEMLGQAGGAWFAPSGAGLVMRDAAGVTVVVADEGFAVEGKGVRRARAVAAIETVPRTVTVGYYDAARDYQAGVQRARRPGAGMRDERVEVPAVLEAGAAKTMAEAMLARAEAGRVRRTVAAGFGAMGLAPGACVTISGEGGVWRVADVSIEGMVTTLGLVPLVAASLPASATSGRVSGAVDAVVGATIVRAFEVPGLEDAPLSAPRMLVVAAGTGAAWRQAALLYSLDDGVSWVAAGATAAPAVLGTIAVVAPGAPAALADLRGAFEVTLAHADMDLGDADAAALDRGVNLALLGDELLQFGRAEPLGGARWRLSQLLRGRRGTEAAAGIQVVGDRFVTIEADTARALDLPVSVLGREVRVIASGVGDDTPVETRCVMRGASVVPPSPVHLRFSSEADGGATVRWTRRSRAGWRWIDGVDAPLAEETEAYRVTITAGATARDVEVAEPSVSVLAVERVGPVSVVVRQRGIFGESLATELIVPA from the coding sequence ATGGCGACCTTGGTATTGACGGCCGTGGGGAGCGCGGTGGGCGGGCCGATCGGGGGCGCGATCGGCGCCTTGATCGGGCGATCGGTGGACGGCGCGGTGTTCGGGCCGCAGCGGCGGGAGGGGCCTAGGCTGGTCGAGCTGGCAGTGCAGACTTCGTCTTATGGGGCGCAGATTCCGAAGCTGTTCGGGACGATGCGCGTGGCGGGGACGGTGATCTGGGCGACCGACCTGATCGAGACGCGGGCCTCGTCTCGGAGTGTGAAGGGGCAACCTAGCACCTCGACCTATTCCTATGCGGCGTCTTTTGCGGTGTTGCTGTCGGCTCGGGCTATTCGCGGCGTGGGGCGGATCTGGGCTGAGGGGAAGCTGCTGCGGGGGGCCGCAGGGGACTTCAAGACGGCGACCGGGTTTCGGCTGCATCTGGGGGGTGAGGACCAGGCGGTGGATCCTTTGATCGCGTCTGCGGAGGGGGCGTCGCCGGCGTATCGCGGGTGCGCCTACGCCGTGTTCGAGATGTTGCAGCTGGCGGATTTCGGGAATCGCATTCCTTCGCTGACGTTCGAGGTGATTGCGGACGAGGGGCTGGTGCTGGTTTCGACGATCGCGAAGGCGCTGGCGGGGGAGGTTTCTGGGACTGCTGCGCTGGCGGTGGGCGGGTTTGCGGCGTCGGGCGGGAGCGTTCGGGCGTTGCTGGAGATGTTGGGGCAGGCTGGCGGGGCCTGGTTTGCGCCCTCCGGAGCCGGGTTGGTGATGCGCGATGCGGCTGGGGTGACCGTTGTCGTCGCCGACGAGGGGTTTGCGGTTGAGGGGAAGGGCGTGCGGCGGGCTCGGGCGGTCGCGGCGATCGAGACTGTGCCTCGGACCGTGACGGTCGGCTATTATGACGCGGCGCGGGATTACCAGGCGGGGGTGCAGCGGGCTCGGCGGCCGGGGGCTGGTATGCGCGATGAGCGGGTCGAGGTGCCGGCGGTGCTGGAGGCGGGCGCGGCTAAGACGATGGCGGAGGCTATGCTGGCGCGGGCCGAGGCCGGGCGGGTTCGGCGAACCGTTGCCGCCGGGTTCGGGGCGATGGGACTCGCGCCGGGCGCTTGCGTGACGATTTCCGGGGAGGGCGGCGTCTGGCGGGTGGCCGACGTCAGCATCGAGGGGATGGTGACGACGTTGGGGCTGGTGCCGTTGGTGGCAGCGTCTTTGCCGGCGAGTGCCACCAGCGGGCGGGTTTCGGGGGCGGTGGATGCGGTCGTGGGGGCGACGATCGTGCGGGCGTTCGAGGTTCCCGGGCTGGAGGACGCGCCGTTGTCCGCGCCGCGGATGCTGGTCGTCGCGGCCGGTACGGGCGCGGCGTGGCGGCAGGCGGCCTTGCTCTACAGCCTCGATGACGGGGTGAGTTGGGTGGCGGCCGGCGCGACGGCGGCGCCGGCGGTGCTGGGGACGATCGCGGTCGTTGCGCCGGGGGCTCCGGCTGCGCTGGCCGATCTGCGGGGGGCGTTCGAGGTTACGCTGGCGCATGCGGATATGGACCTCGGCGATGCGGATGCGGCGGCGCTCGATCGGGGCGTTAACCTGGCTTTGCTGGGGGACGAGCTGTTGCAGTTCGGACGGGCGGAACCGCTGGGTGGCGCGCGGTGGCGGTTGAGCCAGTTGCTGCGTGGGCGGCGGGGCACCGAGGCTGCGGCGGGCATACAAGTGGTCGGGGATCGGTTCGTGACGATCGAGGCGGATACGGCGCGGGCGCTCGACCTGCCGGTGTCAGTGCTGGGACGCGAGGTGCGCGTGATCGCGTCGGGCGTGGGCGACGATACGCCGGTGGAGACGCGGTGCGTGATGCGCGGTGCTTCGGTGGTTCCGCCTTCGCCGGTGCATCTGCGGTTCTCCAGCGAAGCCGATGGCGGCGCGACGGTGCGGTGGACGCGACGGAGCCGGGCAGGGTGGCGGTGGATCGACGGGGTCGACGCGCCGCTGGCCGAGGAAACCGAAGCGTACCGCGTGACGATTACGGCCGGCGCAACCGCGCGAGACGTCGAGGTGGCGGAACCTTCGGTGTCGGTGCTTGCGGTCGAGCGCGTCGGGCCCGTCAGCGTCGTCGTCCGGCAACGCGGGATCTTCGGCGAGTCCCTGGCGACGGAACTGATCGTACCGGCCTGA
- a CDS encoding DUF2793 domain-containing protein: MSDDSTSRLALPLLQPGQAQKETTHNEALTLLDLAVQASVVAVGTNVPPVAPTPGSTWIVGTAPTGGWAEQARAIAGWTSSGWRFLAGREGMTVWSIADGQPARFGAGTWTLGVLAGEQGFDRRGRRRGRTSRSGSGPDGRNRRRRPVESDDWCHIGRVARPRTHFRLKHP; the protein is encoded by the coding sequence ATGAGCGACGACAGCACTTCGCGGCTGGCATTGCCGTTGCTGCAACCGGGACAGGCACAGAAGGAAACGACGCATAATGAAGCGCTGACGTTGCTCGATCTCGCGGTGCAGGCGAGCGTGGTGGCGGTGGGAACCAACGTGCCGCCGGTAGCGCCGACGCCTGGAAGCACGTGGATCGTCGGTACCGCACCGACCGGCGGCTGGGCCGAGCAGGCGCGGGCGATCGCCGGGTGGACGAGCAGCGGCTGGCGGTTCCTAGCCGGTCGGGAGGGCATGACCGTGTGGAGCATCGCCGACGGCCAGCCGGCTCGGTTCGGTGCGGGGACCTGGACGCTGGGCGTACTGGCCGGAGAGCAAGGTTTCGATCGGCGGGGTCGACGTCGTGGGCGCACGTCGCGCAGCGGTTCCGGACCCGACGGGCGGAACCGTCGTCGACGGCCAGTCGAGAGCGACGATTGGTGCCATATTGGCCGTGTTGCGAGGCCACGGACTCATTTCCGTCTAAAACATCCATAA
- a CDS encoding OmpA family protein has protein sequence MRKLAVVLALASTALATPALARDKSWYVGVEGGAMIVEDIDYDIGALNNAGSVDHDYGYDVDAVMGYDFGGFRLETEVGYRKATVDGFSSTTPVGGFAAGNYSGAGGSSSALSFMLNGLLDFGPDDGIQGFVGGGVGVARVKAQYGITNADFLNDSDTVFAYQGLAGIRAPLTDHIDATLKYRFFNAENVKLVDNSNRVFDGRFRSHSILGGVTYNFGEPAAPPPPPPPPPPEPMAPPPPPAPVEVVCSPGPFIVFFEWDKSDITPEAASILDNAVTQYQSCGNAQVMLAGHADKSGSASYNVGLSQRRADGVKAYLSSHAIPDSVISTEAFGESRPRVETADGVREVQNRRVEVTYGPGSGQ, from the coding sequence ATGCGGAAGCTTGCCGTCGTTCTGGCACTCGCCTCCACCGCACTCGCCACTCCCGCCCTCGCCCGCGACAAGTCGTGGTACGTAGGCGTCGAAGGCGGTGCGATGATCGTTGAAGACATCGACTATGATATCGGCGCATTGAACAATGCCGGTTCGGTCGATCATGACTATGGTTACGATGTCGACGCCGTAATGGGCTACGACTTTGGCGGTTTCCGCCTCGAAACCGAAGTCGGCTACCGTAAGGCAACCGTGGACGGCTTCTCGTCGACCACGCCGGTTGGCGGCTTTGCAGCCGGCAACTACAGCGGTGCTGGTGGTTCGTCGTCGGCTCTCAGCTTCATGCTGAACGGCCTTCTGGACTTCGGTCCGGACGATGGCATCCAGGGCTTCGTCGGCGGCGGCGTCGGTGTCGCTCGCGTCAAGGCGCAGTACGGCATCACCAACGCAGACTTCCTGAACGACTCGGACACCGTGTTCGCGTATCAGGGCCTGGCCGGTATCCGTGCACCACTGACCGACCACATCGACGCGACGCTGAAGTATCGTTTCTTCAACGCCGAGAACGTCAAGCTGGTCGACAACTCGAACCGCGTGTTCGACGGTCGCTTCCGTTCGCACAGCATCCTTGGTGGTGTGACGTACAACTTCGGCGAGCCTGCTGCTCCGCCGCCGCCGCCGCCGCCGCCGCCGCCTGAGCCGATGGCACCGCCGCCGCCGCCAGCTCCGGTTGAAGTCGTCTGCTCGCCTGGTCCGTTCATCGTGTTCTTCGAATGGGATAAGTCGGACATCACGCCTGAGGCAGCGTCGATCCTCGACAACGCCGTCACGCAGTACCAGTCGTGCGGCAACGCACAGGTCATGCTGGCAGGTCACGCCGATAAGTCGGGTTCGGCATCGTACAACGTCGGTCTGTCGCAGCGCCGCGCAGATGGCGTGAAGGCATATCTGTCTTCGCATGCCATCCCGGACAGCGTCATCTCGACGGAAGCATTCGGCGAGAGCCGTCCGCGCGTCGAGACCGCCGATGGCGTTCGCGAAGTGCAGAACCGTCGCGTGGAAGTCACCTACGGTCCGGGTTCGGGCCAGTAA
- a CDS encoding shikimate 5-dehydrogenase: MSMKPLIGRDTRLCMSLSARPGNFGSRFHNRLYELTGLDFVYKSFSTTDLDAAIGGIRALDIRGCAISMPFKEAVIPLLDALAQSASAIDSVNTIVNDGGVLTGHNTDYGAVVDLVADLDRAMPFAVRGSGGMAKAVVAALGDSGFRDGTIVARNEAAGRAIADRYGFAWAAEPAGEAALLVNATPRGMTGADADVLAFPQEMIAACTVAFDVVQYPVATPFLRAAAEAGKRCITGAEVATLQALQQFVLYTRVTPSPAQVTDAADWARAHP, translated from the coding sequence ATGTCGATGAAACCGCTGATTGGACGAGACACGCGGTTGTGCATGTCGTTGTCGGCGCGACCGGGGAATTTCGGGTCGCGGTTTCATAACCGGCTGTACGAGCTGACCGGGCTCGATTTCGTCTACAAGTCGTTCTCGACCACCGACTTAGATGCTGCGATCGGTGGAATCAGGGCGCTCGACATTCGCGGGTGCGCGATCTCGATGCCGTTCAAGGAGGCGGTGATCCCGCTGCTCGACGCGTTGGCGCAGTCGGCTAGCGCGATCGACAGCGTGAATACGATCGTCAACGACGGCGGCGTGCTGACCGGGCACAACACCGATTATGGCGCGGTCGTCGATCTGGTCGCGGATCTCGATCGGGCGATGCCGTTCGCGGTGCGAGGATCCGGCGGGATGGCGAAGGCGGTGGTGGCTGCACTCGGCGACAGCGGTTTTCGGGACGGGACGATCGTCGCGCGGAACGAAGCGGCCGGACGCGCGATCGCGGATCGGTATGGCTTTGCCTGGGCGGCGGAACCCGCGGGCGAGGCGGCATTGCTGGTCAATGCCACGCCGCGCGGGATGACCGGAGCGGATGCCGATGTGCTGGCGTTTCCGCAGGAGATGATCGCCGCCTGCACCGTAGCGTTCGACGTGGTGCAATATCCGGTCGCGACGCCGTTTCTACGTGCCGCGGCTGAGGCGGGAAAGCGGTGTATCACCGGGGCGGAGGTGGCCACGCTCCAGGCGTTGCAGCAGTTCGTGCTGTATACGCGCGTGACGCCGTCACCGGCTCAGGTAACGGACGCTGCGGACTGGGCTCGTGCGCATCCCTGA
- the ygfZ gene encoding CAF17-like 4Fe-4S cluster assembly/insertion protein YgfZ, producing MDTDLPGTMLADRSVIRVAGEDVRGFLQGLVTADTALLTPDAPAWAALLSPQGKVLFDFILWADGTDVLIDVEAAQAEALTKRLSLYRLRRAITLVPDDLAVHWAVKGDRGVPDPRLAELGRRWLGPQAEPAIGWHAHRLSLGVTEGVGELGAGETLWLECNARELNGVSFTKGCYVGQENTARMHHRAKVNRRLVVAPFTEPSGRTRVTYPELGLMVEHRRIEALGDALTPPWLAAALTETPND from the coding sequence ATGGACACTGATCTCCCCGGAACGATGCTCGCCGACCGCAGCGTGATCCGCGTCGCCGGCGAAGACGTACGCGGCTTCCTGCAGGGGCTGGTCACCGCCGACACCGCCTTGCTCACGCCGGACGCACCCGCCTGGGCGGCGTTGCTGTCGCCGCAGGGCAAGGTGCTGTTCGACTTCATCCTGTGGGCGGACGGCACCGACGTATTGATCGACGTAGAGGCCGCGCAAGCCGAAGCGTTGACCAAGCGCCTCTCGCTCTACCGCCTGCGCCGCGCGATCACGCTCGTGCCCGACGATCTCGCCGTGCATTGGGCCGTTAAAGGCGACCGCGGCGTTCCCGATCCTCGGCTCGCGGAGCTGGGCCGCCGCTGGCTCGGACCCCAAGCCGAACCGGCAATCGGCTGGCACGCCCACCGCCTGTCGCTCGGCGTGACCGAGGGAGTCGGCGAACTCGGCGCCGGCGAGACGCTGTGGCTCGAATGCAACGCGCGCGAGTTGAACGGCGTGAGCTTCACCAAGGGGTGTTACGTCGGCCAGGAGAATACCGCGCGGATGCACCACCGCGCGAAGGTCAACCGCCGCCTGGTCGTCGCACCGTTCACCGAACCGAGCGGACGGACACGCGTCACCTATCCCGAACTTGGCCTGATGGTCGAACACCGCCGCATCGAAGCACTTGGCGACGCGCTCACGCCACCCTGGCTCGCCGCAGCACTAACGGAAACGCCGAACGACTGA
- the pyrC gene encoding dihydroorotase — MTDRLTIRRPDDWHVHLRDGAMLEAVAGHTARQFARAIIMPNLTPPVTSIEAAKAYRGRIMAALGEGANFTPLMTCYLTDGTDPVELERGYAEGVFTACKLYPAHATTNSAHGVTDIRALTAVLETLQRIGMPLLIHGEVTDKSIDIFDREAVFVERVLTPLVRDYPGLKIVLEHITTAEAAAFVAEVDHPIAATITPQHLLINRNALFDGGLRPHAYCLPVLKRETHRVAVRRAAVSGSPRFFLGTDSAPHVVGAKESGCGCAGIFNAPFALEAYLRVFDEEGALDKFEGFASEHGARFYGLPLNEDTVTLVRGDVEVPGVIGTGETAVVPFLAGTNVGWRFEG; from the coding sequence ATGACCGACCGCCTCACGATCCGCCGCCCCGATGACTGGCACGTCCACCTGCGCGATGGCGCGATGCTGGAGGCGGTGGCGGGGCATACCGCGCGGCAGTTCGCGCGGGCGATCATCATGCCGAACCTGACCCCGCCGGTGACCTCTATCGAGGCGGCCAAGGCGTATCGGGGGCGGATCATGGCGGCGCTGGGTGAAGGGGCTAACTTCACCCCGCTGATGACGTGTTACCTCACCGACGGGACCGATCCGGTGGAGCTCGAACGCGGCTATGCCGAGGGCGTGTTCACCGCGTGCAAGCTGTACCCCGCGCATGCGACGACCAACTCCGCGCACGGCGTCACCGATATCCGCGCGCTGACGGCTGTGCTGGAGACGTTGCAGCGGATCGGCATGCCGCTGCTGATCCATGGCGAGGTGACCGACAAGTCGATCGACATCTTCGACCGCGAGGCGGTGTTCGTCGAGCGCGTGCTGACGCCGCTAGTGCGCGATTACCCCGGCTTGAAGATCGTGCTGGAGCATATCACGACGGCCGAGGCCGCCGCGTTCGTGGCGGAGGTGGATCATCCGATCGCCGCGACGATCACGCCGCAGCATCTGTTGATCAACCGCAACGCGCTGTTCGACGGGGGGCTCAGGCCGCATGCCTATTGCCTGCCGGTGCTGAAGCGCGAGACGCACCGGGTGGCGGTGCGGCGGGCGGCGGTATCGGGGTCGCCGCGTTTCTTCCTGGGTACCGACAGTGCGCCGCATGTCGTCGGGGCGAAGGAGTCCGGGTGCGGGTGCGCCGGGATCTTCAACGCGCCGTTCGCGCTGGAGGCGTATCTGCGCGTGTTCGACGAGGAGGGCGCGCTCGACAAGTTCGAGGGGTTCGCGTCCGAGCATGGCGCGCGGTTCTATGGGTTGCCGCTGAACGAGGACACCGTGACGCTGGTGCGCGGTGATGTCGAGGTGCCGGGGGTGATCGGTACGGGGGAGACGGCGGTGGTGCCGTTTCTGGCGGGGACCAATGTGGGGTGGCGGTTCGAGGGGTAG
- a CDS encoding DUF1134 domain-containing protein codes for MRSFWLGLGAIATALCGSAVGGAARASAQVQTIDPNQAIDGDLSPQAYSAPPRAQTNTQPSRPAYPETPVQDAAPPPPAATTNTPTPETRAEATMQAADTYQRDDLLAAGEGVFGKGAAGLGGILENILKDQGQPNAYIAGREASGAFVLGVRYGSGIMSHKVEGQQPVYWTGPSVGFDIGGDANKVFVLVYNLYDTEELYKRFPAVEGRLYLVGGFAATYLRRGNVVLIPIRLGVGWRAGVNVGYMNITHKSRWLPF; via the coding sequence ATGCGTAGCTTCTGGCTTGGCCTAGGTGCCATTGCGACTGCCCTCTGCGGGAGTGCCGTGGGTGGCGCGGCGCGTGCGTCGGCGCAGGTGCAGACGATCGACCCCAACCAGGCGATCGACGGGGATCTGTCCCCGCAGGCGTATTCCGCCCCGCCGCGCGCGCAGACGAACACCCAGCCGTCGCGCCCCGCCTATCCGGAGACGCCGGTCCAGGATGCGGCGCCCCCGCCCCCCGCCGCCACGACCAACACACCGACGCCCGAGACGCGGGCCGAGGCGACCATGCAGGCGGCGGACACGTACCAGCGCGACGATCTGCTCGCGGCTGGCGAAGGCGTGTTCGGCAAGGGCGCAGCGGGGCTTGGCGGCATTCTCGAGAACATCCTCAAGGACCAGGGCCAGCCCAACGCCTACATCGCCGGCCGCGAAGCCTCGGGCGCGTTCGTGCTCGGCGTCCGCTATGGCTCTGGGATCATGAGCCACAAGGTCGAGGGGCAACAGCCGGTCTATTGGACCGGGCCGTCGGTCGGTTTCGACATCGGCGGCGACGCGAACAAGGTCTTCGTGCTGGTCTACAACCTCTACGACACCGAGGAACTCTACAAACGCTTCCCCGCGGTAGAGGGCCGCCTGTACCTGGTCGGCGGTTTCGCCGCGACCTATCTCCGCCGCGGCAACGTCGTCCTTATCCCGATCCGGTTGGGCGTGGGCTGGCGCGCAGGCGTGAACGTTGGGTATATGAATATTACGCATAAATCGAGGTGGTTGCCGTTTTAG
- a CDS encoding SLC13 family permease has product MTIDQVLTLVVLVVVVAALIWDKVRSDVVALSGAAVLLITGVVRPIEVQGAFASPAIIALASLFVIAYALELSGLLDRAIEAAVKMCKRLGSIGIWLMLGAIGVVSCFLNSTPIVVLGAPVVRDVATALKLPPKRYLMPLSYITVLTGCCTLIGTSTNLLVDDMARVAGQPRFGMFEITPVGLPMALAGAIYLFLFSGKLMRGSISDPAPVTAAREIEIEVPGAQIGDSSLFEKHRPFQPVKAAIAFAVFVAAIAVAAAGIAPIAASAFAGAVLLILLRVITADEAYGGLRPQILILIAGMVVIGMAMEQSGLAAEATGALVGSMQEFGPLTALIVLYGITMVLTELLSNATVAVLVTPIAVALAESLGVSPRPFLVAVMMAGSAAFATPFGYQTNVIVYQDGRLPLHGLRKGRPTPQSHHLCRRHPGDPDLLPVLIEADRNVVKDRVHL; this is encoded by the coding sequence ATGACGATCGATCAAGTCCTGACGCTCGTCGTTCTGGTCGTGGTCGTCGCGGCGCTGATCTGGGACAAGGTTCGCTCGGACGTCGTAGCGCTAAGCGGGGCCGCCGTGCTCCTGATCACCGGGGTCGTCCGTCCGATCGAGGTGCAGGGCGCCTTTGCGAGTCCTGCGATCATCGCGCTCGCCTCGTTGTTCGTCATTGCCTACGCACTCGAACTGTCAGGCCTGCTCGATCGGGCGATCGAAGCCGCGGTAAAGATGTGCAAGCGACTGGGATCGATCGGCATATGGCTGATGCTGGGCGCGATCGGTGTGGTGTCCTGCTTTCTCAACAGCACGCCCATCGTGGTTCTCGGCGCACCGGTCGTGCGCGACGTCGCCACCGCGTTGAAGCTGCCACCCAAACGCTATTTGATGCCGCTGTCGTATATCACGGTCCTGACCGGCTGCTGCACCTTGATCGGCACGTCCACCAACCTGCTGGTCGATGACATGGCGCGCGTCGCGGGGCAGCCGCGCTTCGGCATGTTCGAAATCACGCCTGTCGGACTGCCGATGGCACTCGCCGGCGCGATCTACCTTTTCCTGTTCAGCGGCAAACTGATGCGCGGGAGCATCTCCGATCCGGCCCCCGTCACGGCCGCACGCGAGATCGAGATCGAGGTGCCGGGCGCGCAGATCGGGGACTCGTCGCTGTTCGAAAAGCACCGTCCGTTCCAACCCGTAAAGGCGGCCATCGCCTTCGCCGTGTTCGTCGCTGCGATCGCCGTCGCGGCAGCGGGGATCGCACCGATTGCCGCGTCTGCCTTTGCAGGGGCCGTGCTGCTGATCCTGTTGCGCGTCATCACCGCGGACGAGGCCTATGGCGGCCTGCGCCCGCAGATCCTTATCCTCATCGCCGGCATGGTCGTGATCGGCATGGCGATGGAACAAAGCGGTCTCGCAGCCGAGGCGACCGGCGCTCTCGTCGGATCGATGCAGGAGTTTGGCCCGCTGACCGCGCTGATCGTGCTCTACGGCATCACCATGGTGCTGACCGAATTGCTGTCGAATGCCACGGTCGCCGTACTGGTCACACCGATCGCGGTCGCCCTGGCGGAAAGCCTGGGCGTAAGCCCAAGGCCGTTCCTGGTCGCGGTCATGATGGCAGGCAGTGCCGCCTTCGCAACGCCGTTCGGCTATCAGACGAACGTGATCGTCTACCAAGATGGGCGGCTACCGCTACATGGACTTCGTAAAGGTCGGCCTACCCCTCAATCTCATCACCTATGCCGTCGCCATCCTGGCGATCCAGACCTTCTTCCCGTTTTGATCGAAGCAGATCGTAACGTGGTGAAGGATCGGGTACATCTTTAA
- a CDS encoding serine hydrolase → MPVRAQPSADLLNAVQALGASFKGDAGISVRDIDEGWVVAWEGDSPRPQQSVSKFWVAIAVMDAVDRGRLSLSDPVTVTRSDLTLFHQPIRALVGKDGYRTTIGELLRGAMTRSDNTCNDVLLWRVGGPAAINRMLSEKGVAGVKFGPGERQLQARTAGLEWRPEWAGGWGFLQARAAMTYEARDKALRRYLADPIDGASANGVTLGLSLLAQGKLLSARSTASLLTLMRSSKTGPLRLKSGLRPGWTLAHKTGTGQDLGTLSTGYNDVGLLVAPDGHRYAVSVMIASTRQPIPVRMRLMGDVTRAVIAAADR, encoded by the coding sequence ATGCCGGTGCGCGCCCAGCCATCGGCCGACCTGCTCAACGCCGTTCAGGCGCTGGGCGCCAGCTTCAAGGGCGACGCCGGCATCAGCGTCCGCGATATCGACGAGGGTTGGGTCGTTGCCTGGGAAGGCGATAGTCCCCGCCCGCAACAGAGCGTGAGCAAGTTCTGGGTCGCCATCGCGGTCATGGATGCGGTCGATCGCGGCCGGTTGTCGCTCAGCGATCCGGTGACGGTCACGCGATCCGATCTCACGTTGTTCCACCAACCCATCCGGGCGCTCGTCGGGAAAGACGGGTACAGGACGACGATCGGCGAGTTGCTGCGCGGCGCGATGACGCGCAGCGACAACACCTGCAACGACGTGCTTCTCTGGCGCGTCGGTGGCCCCGCCGCCATCAACCGCATGCTAAGCGAAAAGGGTGTCGCGGGCGTCAAGTTCGGCCCCGGAGAACGGCAGTTGCAGGCCCGTACCGCCGGGTTGGAATGGCGGCCGGAATGGGCGGGTGGCTGGGGATTCCTTCAGGCCCGTGCAGCCATGACCTACGAAGCGCGCGACAAGGCACTGCGCCGCTATCTCGCCGATCCGATCGACGGTGCCTCCGCCAATGGTGTGACGCTCGGGCTGTCCCTTCTCGCACAGGGCAAGCTCTTGAGCGCGCGCTCGACCGCGTCGCTGCTGACGTTGATGCGGTCCAGCAAGACCGGCCCGCTTCGCCTCAAGTCCGGTCTTCGGCCCGGTTGGACGCTCGCGCACAAGACGGGAACCGGCCAGGACCTCGGCACTCTATCGACCGGCTATAATGACGTAGGGTTGCTCGTCGCCCCTGACGGTCATCGCTATGCGGTCTCCGTGATGATCGCGAGCACCCGTCAACCGATTCCGGTACGCATGCGACTGATGGGCGATGTCACCCGTGCCGTCATAGCCGCGGCTGACCGGTAA